The Entelurus aequoreus isolate RoL-2023_Sb linkage group LG04, RoL_Eaeq_v1.1, whole genome shotgun sequence nucleotide sequence GTCAGTATCAGCTACGAGAGGATCCTGGAGGAAGCGCTCTACGCAAGGGAGCTTCTCGGCGTTCCCAAACCCAAAGAATCCACTTCAGTGGGTCCCCCCCAATTATACGTCATAATTTTAACTCtattaaagctaaaattatttgaaGTATTTTAGCAGATATTTAACAACTGTGCTGACATCGCTTTGTTTTCCTCGCCTTTTCAGGGTCTCTTCAAGGCCAGAAAGATCCTGCGTGAAGACTACGGAAGCATCCATGTTTACTTTGGTCAGCCGGTGTCGGTCAGAAGTTTAGCGTACGGCCGAGTGGACCGCTGCCAGTTCAACTTGACACCCAGGTACGAGTCTACACActgatacaaatatatttaacaTAGCAATAATGAATTTAGTTTTTTTGAGATAAGTTTCTGTTGCCTCCATTGTTTTAGTAGCAGGCAAAAAGTATTGAGAAATGACGAAAATGTGTTGTTCCCCACTCTGCAGCTATAATTTTCTATTTGATGTTGGTGTGACTATGTGGCTATTTAGTTCTTTTGGGCCTTGGAAGCATACAGttattcaaaatgttttatttatataaagaATTGATTAATCGTCCAACCTCTGATTGACTCATTCATTATTTTAAGGCTCTGTCTCCATACTTTTGTCCACGCACTGCTTATAACAAGTTCTATTGTCAGACACATCCCGGCGAGGCCCAGCGAGGAGACCCAACGCTTTGTCAACCATGCCGCCTACAGCCTGGTGAGGACTCAGGAGCAGAACGCCGTCTTGAAGCCGTGGGTCCTGCTGGCGTCGCTGTTGCTCCAGAACCAGGCGGCAACAGCGGGGGCGACGGGTCAGGAAGCGGTGATGGCACTCGAACAGTTAACCGGTAAAGCTGTGTGGCTTTGCGACCTTTCCCGGCAGTACGGCGCCTTCCTCCACTGGCCTGGTACAGTATGGCTTTGTTGTCATGGAGACAAAGAGCTGATTCAATTTGAACTTTTTGTATTATGTCACTTTTAGATCACCTACCTCCTTTAGAAGTTGTGTCTTCCAGCCTGTCCCTACATGGAGGTCTGGTGAGAGTCTCAGAGGGGAAAGTCCATCTAGCATTGGAACAAGgttttgtttttgcttgtttttttactaaatgcatgcATGActcttggccctgcgatgaggtggcgacttgtccagggtgtaccccgccttccgcccgattgtagctgagataggctccagcgccccccgcgaccccgaagggaataagcggtagaaaatggatggatggatgggcatgcaTGACTCAGTAGGAGGTTGGATTATcccggatttccactggatgcgtaATGGCTGGTGAACGGCACCATCACGTAACATCGCCGCCATCCGCCAATCCCCATCGCCGTTCTGATGCGCATTGTTGCGGCTCAGAAGAACTTCGCTGcacgacctgctcagtggccttgtggttagagtgtccgccctgagatcggtaggtcgtgagttcaaaccccggccgagtcataccaaaaactataaaaaagggacccattacctccctgcttggcactcagcatcaagggttggaattgggggtttaatcaccaaaatgattcccgggcgcagccaccgctgaggctcactgctcccctcacctcccagggggtgaacaaggggatgggtcaaatgcagaggttaatttcaccacacctagtgtgtgtgtggcaattggtactttaactttaactttttgcgagatcttgtGAATCCACATTAGAGGAGTGGTGAACCACAAACAGTTTTTTTCTGTCCATCCAGAGGAGCTAAAGCAATTACATTTAGTTCTGCCATTCGAGATATGCAACGGCTGTGAACGGCAACACCGCGGTGCGTCTCGAGCTTTTCCGTCCATCAATACCCACAGGCAGTCGTCTTGACTTGACTTGTGGAAAAGACGACAGTTTTGCCTTGCACAACgactactttgttttttttctttatttgtagcaagaaacaacacaacagtaacataATCCCTGGCGAGCATTGTACACGTACACTCTTCTCATTTAACTCCCGCTAACCATTCCCCTGCTTCCCCGGCCTTCGTATCAGCTGGTTCtttgatacaagctgtcctgaaATAGCTGTCCAAGATATGCCTGTAATAGGATTCTTTGAGTTTTGACCTCTAGaatcagcatctcctcatccatttgtgtcaacaagGTGAAATTACGTCTGAAAACCTTTTAACAAGTTTACTTCAGGTTTGTCCCCGCCCGTTAGGACGTTTCAAAGTGTGTAATACAATCCGCCTTAAACTCAAAGTATgtcattttgaaagtaaaccggatcatttattttgtgtttgtgcgtgACTTCCGGTCCCACTCTAGCAGATTTTAGCTGAATTGATCCGCCTTGTTGCGGCGGCCAGCAAAAAGGTAAGCTCTGCGTTTATTTAGCGCATGGATGCGATGCGCAGGGGATCCGCCGACGAGGGAAACCGACACATTGACTAGAATGGAAACAGAAAAAGTCACCTGCCGTGGCGACACTGCTACACATCCAGAAATCCAGTGTTAGAATTTTCCAACTTTGTGGGAGCTCTTTGGGGGGATGTTTTTTGCAGAATGTCTACAAACACTCCAAAATCTTTCCAGAAGAATGAAAGCTGTTCTACCTGGAAAGGCGGGAACAACGTCCCCTTAACTTCACTTTCTTTCACACGTCGTAACACTTTCGTCCACACATTTTATTTCACTTTCTAGTCTTCCCGTCTCAGCTTTTCGGCCAGAACAATAATGATTGACAGTTTAACAGTGATGTTCCATATGTGTGTTTAGGTGGCGCCACTTCACCGGAGGAGGATCTTTTGAACCGGGCAGTCCTTGTGCTCTCTTGcgcctcctacagaaaccaagcGCTCCATGTCTTCCTGCGGCCAGCGCTGCTTGCCTCAGCAATCCACGCCGCTTCCTCAAGGGAAAAGCGTAAGTCACAAGAACAATAGCATTAAAAATAGCTATTTGTACATCATATTCTCCTGCTAATTTCAGGAACTTTTATGATCCATCTATTtattttctataccgcttatcCTTATTAGGGTCATGGGTAAGCTGGAGCAtactatcccagctgacttcgggCGAGAAGCGTGCTACGCCCTAGACCGGTCGACAGCCACTTGCCTGGCACATACAAACAACCcttcacactcgcattcacagCTATTGGCAATTTAGAGTCTCCAATTGACCTAAAGACTGGTGAACACAACCATTTTCTGATATTTAAGATAAAAAAATCAAGCCAACACTGAAGGTGGAAAATCATGACAAAAACAATGTGATTGTCTTTGTGTGTATCCTTCTTAAAACGCATAGTATTGGAATGTgacaggaagccggagtacccggagaaacgcatgcacggggagaacatgccatAGACACACAGCGATGCCCAAATCCAGATTTAAAGCCATATCTCCTGACTGCTCGGTCACCGTACAGCTAACTTTTATGATATTAAATGAAATGATAATTGATCCTAGTGAGGCACCGCAGTAAGTTTATTTGATTAAAATACTCTATATATTTTAAATCGTGGACAGGGTAAATTTGCATTATTTTCCTCTTGGCCAAAACGCTCGGATTCCACAGCCTCCTCCACCAACCACGCCTTCTCTGCCTGGGGTAAAAGTGAGCTTTTTTATGTGTATTATTTACCCCTGAAATGTTCATGATTTTTTTCCCAGAGGTCGTCTTTAACACTTTCCACTTCCTGAGGAACGTCTTCTCCAACGAGTTCATCCTGTGTCCCAGAGCCACCGTGCAGGTGAGAGGGGGACAGACAAGAGCATCTTGACATTTCCAACATAAACAGGACAACTCAAGGGCTAACCGTGTTGTGCTGCAGGATTTCGAGGAGGCCTGCTACCTTCTGGAGAAGACCGGAGTGTTGCAGGTGGCCCAGCAGGAGGTTATTGTCATGGAAAGAGGGCAGAAAACATTACATTTCCTCACAGGGATGTTGGAGCCTTTCCTGCAAGGATACCAGGTATCGTGGCGCTTGGTAGCTCCAAACAGTCCTAATGAAGTATCTTTATTAAAAATAATGATGTTAAAAATGTTGCAGGTGATTTGTCGCTTCCTCTGTGAGGAGGCCACTGAGGCTCTGACACAGAAGTCCTTCATCCCTGCTGTACGCAAGTTCATCATCACACATCTGCTAGCAGGTTTGCTTACATTTAAATGGGTCCTATTATAATGTACCacaaatacatacacattataacttagcgtatatattgtgtgtgtttgtttcatAGGCAGGCTAAGATACTTGGAGGCGTTGTCCTCTGACCTGCACAAGAACGCTCTGGCAGCTCTGCTAAGACTGGGAGCTGTACGCAAAGTCAACAGGTGCGCTTGTTTTTTCACCCGCGTGTCCTTGTGCATACTGTACAGTGGACACAACGAACACTGACATGTAGGATTTACAATCCAAGAGTGTTTCAGTCCATACATTTGGGAGAGAATAAAAtatcattatttaaaaataagacatttaaaaataaaaacagttttagtaaattaaaaaaagtacacTGTAGTCTAATAATCCACTATACACAATAACAAACTGTGCAGCACATATGAAGTTATCTTTCtaacaaatataattttttaattataCACCTGCATCAGGGTTCTCTTTCTgactaaatatttttaaaaaattttttttttttaatagaaatatttttACTAGAACTTTATATATACGAGAATTGTTATTATATATTGTGTGCGTGCATctgcatgtatgtattttttatttttgtttatttatttttttatctttaatataCACATAGCTATATTATACTAaaatatgtacattattattagagaatTGTTCCAGTGGAAATATTGTACAAAATCTATCAGATTTTACCCGGACAAACAAATCATATCATACACTTAACATTTTATGTCAGTATGAGTCGTGATAGTTTCTTTTTCTGATAGTCTGAAATTCTCTAAGAATCTGAACTTTTATATGTGAAAGTGTCTCATGGACAAAAAATAATCCTTAAAGTGTAAGAACATACAAAATATCTAATGATTCTTCCATAATGTTTTCCCCCAGTCCGCAGCAAGACTCCCTGAGCGTCAACAAGGTGATGGTCAACTCTCTGGAAGACACTTTGGGTAAGTAAGAAGCCGGTTAATCAAGTTCTTAAAGTCATTCAAACAAATGATAAATAGATCATAAACATACTGTATCTTTGTGCAGGAGGAAAGCTGCCTACTCAAAAAGCTGCCACAGCTCGCCTCTAACTCTGCTAAATTGCCACCTTTGCCAAAACAACATGTAAAGGATTTTAATATTCACCAAAGGAAGTCGGACAGATACtgtcttttttgtgtgtgtttatagtAAGAACTAACACTCCCCTTACGATGTGTTAGGGGAAAACCAGGTCAGATTTTTGTGCTCACAGATGCAATTGTTTAGCTGCTCAGAGAAAGAACAATGTTTACATGACTTTGCCAAAGTCTGAGTTGAAACTGCCATCACACGTGCTGCACTACTTGGTTTTTGTCAAGgtttaagatgtttttttaattttgctgcAGAGCATCGCAGATTTTGAGTGAAGCCAGCAAAATATTTGTAAATCTGTCCGTttagttcaacaacaacaacaacaaagatctgCCTTTTATCATGCTTTTGTATTTTGGCATAATGTATtactatatatatgtgcgtgcgtGGAAAGTTAATCATGATCGTAATAAAGTGTTTTTACAAATATGATCTTTAGTGTTTCTTCAAATAGTATTGACAAAAATACTTGAGTGAGTAATGTATGTTGAATACACTTTATTGGTAGGTATATTTGGGTGTAAAGTAAGCTTTTGAAATACATCCACGAGGTTAATGTCCGTGACCCTAATGAGAATAAGCAATATAATATACAGCAGACGAGCTACACTACATAATACTGACCACTAGATGTCAGGCTTTTCTGTTTGAATGGCTGATCAAAACACAACAGATGCCGTTTTGAGTGCATGTTGTTCCAATAATTAGTGATCAATGTAATGAAATTACACCCAATAAATGTAACGTTTACGAGGTTTTCTAGAAATATGACTcaccagctaaaattatgtagagagcaaactataacctgcaacccaagaatgtacaacaattcttctcaacaaaagaggagaaatataaccgtagaggaaaatctaatttaaaacatttgtatgctccaTATTCGTATGTGCAATTaagttatggaatggattaaccaaaaaaaatcaaagcaccaatatgattcagtttaagagactgttcaaactacaagtgttcacaaagtacacagaacaagaattatgatgaacatcttgaaccctttttttttggagagaaagattatttatgtatttaatatttgtttacttaatatggtatatcatttatttattgtttacttattcactgttctgttacagataaCAGGGAAATGAgttacaattgctatggtatgaaaaggggtaggattaaataagtttaGCTTTTtcgtactccttttcggacgtgctgtaatgaaacaactggaaagatGTGATGCATTATATtgcattgtatgcatgttcgaaataaactgaaaccgaAACCTGTACAGATTCTATTGGAAGAGTTTAGCATTTTATTACCAACAGGCTTAGTACAGGTGTTTTCATCTTTCTTTTCTTGCGTTTAAGACGGCCACAAAATAATGCATTGTATTTTATGACACAAAATACAGAGCGAGTCGCACTCCACGCCAGAAGACGGCGCTAAAACATAATGGTGGTGTTTGCGAATTTTGAAAGTAGAAGAAGAGTGGCAAAATGAGGTGACTGTCCCTGTAAAGGATAATTGTGTTAGTCACAATTGAaatgtttttaatcattatttgttTATGTCGATAAGTGAGACTGTGTGCTATGGGACGAAGATGCTCCGATGGTGTCGATTTTTCTAGAAAATTCAACAAGGACTTTGAATTATCCATGTGAAACTCGGTGACGTATTGAGGGGAAACTTGTTTTTAGTTAAGTCGTGGGCTGGGTCGTCACTCGAAGGATTAGTACATGTTTATATAATTGTATACATATCCTTGGCGTTTATGTGCATGAGAGGATTGCTTAATGCGAACATTTGCAAACAAACCCCGAGCAGAACTCTTGTTAGTCTAAGAAATGTGAAGGGAAACTGATTTGTTCTGAAACTAATGTCTTACCCATCACTAATTGGAAAGCTGTGTTTAATTATGGGTGGATTTTGTTAGACTGTTATGTCTGCAGGTGGCAAAAAATGTGTTACAAAGGCATCCATCATGCTTCTATGGACTGACAGTAGCAACGGGAGACAAACTGACGTCATTTCCGGTATCAGAATAGGAAGGCGGAAGcagtgttttttggggggttttttttagaAGTGTGAAAGAGCAAGTTCACTAGTTCAGTAACATCACTGCTCGTTTTTTATCCAAGGATTTTGAGTAATCAGTCAGTTGTGACATATGCCTTTTTAAAAATGCCACCACCACCTAAAAGGACAAATGTGACGAGGACCATAGAGCTGAAAAAAGAGCTTATAGCCAAGTTTGAAAGTGGCGCACGAGTCTCtgacctggctgctcagtacaaaatGGCTAAGTCAACAATATCGACTATATTAAAAAGGAAAGAAGCCATTAAAGCTGCTGATGTGGCAAAAGGAGTAAAAATACTTACCAGTAAGAGACATGTAAAAATGGAGGAAGTAGAAAAGATATTGCTGGAATGGGTGACTGAAAGACAGTCGAAGGGTGAAAAGGTGTCAGAGCCCATTATATGTGAGAAGGCAAGGCAGCTGTATAGTGACCTCATCAGAGACAGCCCTGGAGACAGCGCTGATGACTTCAAGGCTAGTAGAGGCTGGtttgaaaagtttaaaaagagaagTGGAATCCGCTATGTGGTTAGGAAGAGGGAAACTGTCCGTGCTGATAAACAGGGAGCAAAAAAGTTTGTGGAGGAATTTCAAAGATTTGCAGAGAGCGAAGGCTTTCTTCCCCAGCAAGTGTTTAATTGTGACGAGACAGGCCTTTTTTGGAAGAAGATGCCCAAGAAGACGTACATCACAAGGGAAGAGAAGAGCCTACCAGGACACAAGCCTATGAAGGATAGGCTAACTCTCCTGCTCTGTGCTAATGCTAGCGGGGACTGCAAAGTGAAACCACTGCTTGTGTACCATTCAGAGACCCCGAGagcgtttaaaaaaaacaacgtgcAAAAAGACAAGCTGACTGTTATGTGGAGGTCCAATCCCAAAGCCCTAGTGACCAGGCAGTTTTTCACAGAGTGGTTCCAGGAAGTGTTTGCTCCCAGCGTTGAGGAATATTTGACGGAGAAGAACCTCCCACTGAAGGTCCTACTGGTCCTGGACGCGGCTCTGACACAGCCTACGGGATTGGGAAGAGATTGGAGCAGCGAGCATGACTCCATCACGGTGAAGTTTTTACCACCCAACACCACTCCTCTCCTCCAGCCCATGGACCAGCAGGTCATCTCCAACTTCAAGAAACTCTACACAAAGGCACTCTTCCAAAGGTGCTTTGAGGTGACCATGGAGACAAACCTCACCCTGCGGGAATTCTGGAAGGACCACCTAAATATCCTCCACTGCTTGAGTATCATAGAGACAGCCTGGGAACAGGTTTGCAAGAGGATGCTGCAATGTGCCTGGAGGAAACTGTGGCCAGCCTCTGTGGTGCCCAGGTTCTTTGAAGGCTTTGAGCTCGATCCTGTTTTggaaaataatgtggtggatgAGATTGTGTCCCTGGGAAAGTTCATGGGCCTGGAGGTGGACAGTGACGATGTTGAGGAGCTGGTGGAAGAGCACACTCTGGTGCTGAGCACTGATGAAGTGCAGGGTGTCCATGGGGAGCAGCAGCAAGAAGCTCCTGAGGAAGTATCTTCTGAGGAAGAGGACACCAGCTGCATTGACAACATTCCTACTGCAGAAATCAAGGAACTGTTGGGCTACTGGGCCAAGACGCAGAGTCTTGTTGCAAAGTGGCACCCCAGTATTGGCGTTGtgaagaggaacatcaacctgtTTGATGGAAATGTGGTGGAACACTTTAGAAAGATTCTAAAGAGCCGTAAAAGACAAGCTGCATTGGACAATATATTGTCCAAAGAAGAACCAAGTTGTGGGAGCAGCAGTGCTACTGAGCTCCAAGCCTCAATTAGTGGTGTTAAAAGAGGAAGAAAGGACTTTGCTCTGGAGCGGGACTTGGATGAAGACTTTATGGAATGAGACTCAGTGACATCCCTTTTCTCCATGTCCCCTTACACCTCATTGCTTCACTTCTTTTGCACTTTCATGACCACCAAAAATGTTCAAATATTACCTTGTATGTACTTTTAATGTTAATTGTGTCAAAAGTTTGTTCTCCAAAACCTGTTTgtttgcagtctgctgaaaaggaTTGTAATTCAAAACAATTGTACGTTTTGAACAGTGTTTGGTCCACTGTTTAGAATTGTTTCTATCAAGTACCAGGACCCTCAAAGTGTCTCCATAGTCAATAGAAAACCAGATGgtgctcaatgatgtcatggacaTGTTATTTCACGGCCCAGAGGCCAGCAGAGAGTCATCACAGTCTCAGGACCAAGTAACTGACACATGGACTCAGAAGCAGAGTTAGAACTTCTACAGAGATGTAGTGGGACACTTAGGTCAAGATAATATGTGGACACCAGGCAGGGACAGGAACCAGGTCTGGGTTATGCCTGGAGCACAGAGACCAGACCAGACTTGGGACACCAGGACAAATGAAGATATAGTCTGGAGCAGAGATGGAAGAAAAATGTTCAGTCCTGGTAATTATTCTTATCCTGATTTGTAGATAACACATGAGATGTATGAGCTTAAAATAACCTAAATCTTGAGATTAATAATGATATTTTGCATTTTTATCTCTTTGAAGATTTAAACATGAAGACATTCCAGATAGTGGTGGTGACAAGTCCTGCAAGCTTCATGCATCCTCCACACTCATGTGTGTTTATTTAGTTACACTACATTAGCATTTGACACAAAGTAATTGCTGTTCCATGGTGAATTTTGAGCCCAATGTTGTGTgtttctccttttttttgttaTCATGGCCGGTTTTCAACACACAAAAAGGTCTTGCAGAGCAGGACACCATGGACATCCCTTACAGCATTAGCATCCCCAGATGGACAATAATGTTTAAATAACTCCCTGTACACTTAATAAATTACATAAAatagccacagtttgaccctggaacagattttgtgcagttgtgttttttttttaaataatctatAGGGCATTTAAAGTATGTATGAAGGGTCGACCCGCTATTCATTGGGCCCTGTGATCCGTGGTGACATCGTTTTGTGTAAATAAGCACACTTGACGTGTTGTAAATAACAGGGTGCTTCATATGAAGCTTAATTCCATACATATTCCTGGCTAGCCTCTTCCTGCTCCGTCTCTGATAATATAATGGCAAATCCCCCAGCATATGCACTGTCCTGTAGCGTTCGGCATTAATACTGGGCTGGTAGTACTAAGATCCAACCCTGGCCAGAGATGTGCCAAATATGTTTACAAATTcatgttaaatttgttattttactCTTAAAAATAAATGTAGCAATTGACTACTCAATAattagttttagtacaaaacatgcatcaaaataaattcaagttgaattaaaataggaaaaaaatagttttgccTAAATAAAAGTGTGAAACATCTTATAATTGGGGATCTTAAAATACAATTCCGCTATGGGCTATATCCAGGGGCGGCCTTGTTTGCAGAGTATGTGGTAATTCCTTCGGTCCGTGAATGCATCAGTAGATGCAGTCTCGCAAGTAAACACACGGTGCACCGCACTAGTCATTTACTCTCACTAGTCATTTACTCTCTCAGGCTCGGCCTCGTCGAGTCGGGGCTACCTATTCGCCGGCCTGGTGGCTTGCCTGTGCAGGGGAAGGCGAAAGAGGGGCATCGGCATGGCGGACATGGAGGCGCGGCGGCAGGCTGCAGGACGTTGTGCCTTCTCTCTCTACCCCGGAGCTCAGCTGAAgtgagcagctcacacattccTCGACAGCTTTACAAATGGACGTGTTATTTATATAGATTTACTAAAATGCTCCTATAAAACATGTTATCTGACCTACAGTATGCATATGGAACACTCATTTCTCATATAGGTGCAAATATCAGACGAGATGCATGCTGGTAAAACAGATTGCCTGTGCAACTCTTGTTCCTAGATAAAACGTCAAATATTGAACTGTACACAGTTTGTCATCCATGAGAGGTTGGTCAAGATTTTTAGTCTGAATTCTTAGTCTTAGCCAGATATGATGGACAATTGTGTGCTTCCGCAAATGGAAGCACTTCTTTGGGGAAGTATGGAATAAAGGCAAGTTTGGAGGAGTGTGGTGTGGAAGAAGGGCAGCAtggtgacacaggggttagtgcatgtgactcacaatacaaaggtcctgggttcaattcccgtgctcagggtctttctgtgtggcgtttgcatgttctccccatgttcCACCCTCAGGgtgctcccacctccaaagacatgcacctggggataggttgattggcaacactaaatgggccctagtgtgggaatgtgagtgtgaaagttgtctgtctatctgtgttggccctgcgatgaggtggcgacttgtccagggtgtaccccgccttccaccctaatgcagctgagataggctctagcgcaCCCCGTGACCCCgataggaacaagcggtagaagatggatggatgggtgtggaAGAACTACAACTAGCCCAATTAGCCATGCGACATCTGTTAAAGCTGCAAACTGCAACTCAATTTGTCACTTTTCACTTCCCGTAGGTGTCGAAATTATTTGTCCATACATGTCCAACTTTGTAACATCACTCCGCCCACGTCAAAGGTGACGTGCCACATGCTCCGATCTTTCTGTTGAAGAAATATACAAAGCACaggtgacttaaaggcctactgaaatgaatttttaaacggggatagcagatccattctatgtgtcatacttgatcatttcgcgatattgccatatttttgctggaaggatttagtagagaatgataaagtttgcaacttttggtctctgataaaaaaaagccttgcctgtaccggaagtagcgtgacgtcacaggctgaagggcttctcacattttcccattgtttacaatgcagcgaaagcgattcgaaccgaaaaagcgacgattaccccattaatttgagccaggatgaaagatttgtggatgaggaacgtgagagtgaaggactagagtgcagtgcaggatgtatcttttttcgctctgaccgtaacttaggtacaagctggctcattggattccacactctctcctttttctattgtggatcacggatttgtattttaaaccacctcggatactatatcctcttgaaaatgagagtcgagaacgcgaaatggacattcacagtgacttttatctccacgacaatacatcggcgaagcactttagctacggagctaacgtgatagcatcgggcttaactgcagataaaaacaaaagaaataaacccctgactggaaggatagacagaaaatcaacaatactattaaaccatgaacatgtaaatacacggttaatgctttccagcttggcgaagcttaacaatgctgttgctaacgacgccattgaagctaacttagcaacgggacctcacagagctatgctaaaaacattagctatccacctacgccagccagccctcatttgctcatcaacacccgtgatcacctgcgttccagcgatcgacggaaggacgaaggactttacccgatcatccgtgcggtcggcggctagcgtcagatagcgcgtctgctatccaagtcaaagtcctcctggttgtgttgctggagccagccgctaat carries:
- the gnpat gene encoding dihydroxyacetone phosphate acyltransferase, encoding MASKVAYSHRDPMLTKRDDLDDILEERRKSSDLRYAVKCYTPVLYKGLVPCKADALKSATVHSAHVQYVIHQVSKETGKPAEDVQAEASAILEEMAHRLQLSTIRFFAYSLNKVFKRLYRSICVNEEGIQRLQQAIQEHPVVLLPSHRSYMDFLLMSYIMYTYDLALPVIAAGMDFMGMKFIGEMLRMSGAFFIRRSFGGDQLYWAVFSEYVKTIVKNGFAPVEFFLEGTRSRTAKSLTPKLGLLNIVMEPFLKGEVFDVCLIPVSISYERILEEALYARELLGVPKPKESTSGLFKARKILREDYGSIHVYFGQPVSVRSLAYGRVDRCQFNLTPRHIPARPSEETQRFVNHAAYSLVRTQEQNAVLKPWVLLASLLLQNQAATAGATGQEAVMALEQLTGKAVWLCDLSRQYGAFLHWPDHLPPLEVVSSSLSLHGGLVRVSEGKVHLALEQGGATSPEEDLLNRAVLVLSCASYRNQALHVFLRPALLASAIHAASSREKQVVFNTFHFLRNVFSNEFILCPRATVQDFEEACYLLEKTGVLQVAQQEVIVMERGQKTLHFLTGMLEPFLQGYQVICRFLCEEATEALTQKSFIPAVRKFIITHLLAGRLRYLEALSSDLHKNALAALLRLGAVRKVNSPQQDSLSVNKVMVNSLEDTLGGKLPTQKAATARL
- the LOC133648588 gene encoding tigger transposable element-derived protein 1-like, with protein sequence MPPPPKRTNVTRTIELKKELIAKFESGARVSDLAAQYKMAKSTISTILKRKEAIKAADVAKGVKILTSKRHVKMEEVEKILLEWVTERQSKGEKVSEPIICEKARQLYSDLIRDSPGDSADDFKASRGWFEKFKKRSGIRYVVRKRETVRADKQGAKKFVEEFQRFAESEGFLPQQVFNCDETGLFWKKMPKKTYITREEKSLPGHKPMKDRLTLLLCANASGDCKVKPLLVYHSETPRAFKKNNVQKDKLTVMWRSNPKALVTRQFFTEWFQEVFAPSVEEYLTEKNLPLKVLLVLDAALTQPTGLGRDWSSEHDSITVKFLPPNTTPLLQPMDQQVISNFKKLYTKALFQRCFEVTMETNLTLREFWKDHLNILHCLSIIETAWEQVCKRMLQCAWRKLWPASVVPRFFEGFELDPVLENNVVDEIVSLGKFMGLEVDSDDVEELVEEHTLVLSTDEVQGVHGEQQQEAPEEVSSEEEDTSCIDNIPTAEIKELLGYWAKTQSLVAKWHPSIGVVKRNINLFDGNVVEHFRKILKSRKRQAALDNILSKEEPSCGSSSATELQASISGVKRGRKDFALERDLDEDFME